A single genomic interval of Oceanithermus profundus DSM 14977 harbors:
- a CDS encoding pyridoxal-phosphate-dependent aminotransferase family protein, with product MAVTRPRLLTPGPVNLHPAALQALTRPQLHHRSPEAAALVRGLRARLAALLASRGEAVLLGGSGTAAMEAVVRALFRPAARVWVPVAGKFAERWVEIARAAGLEPQVTEHPWGAAVGPDDLPPGRIDGALLTHSETSTGVLHPVRSLAAAVRARAPEALVVVDAVTSFLVAELELESWGLDAAVSGSQKGAMSPPGLAFAWLAPRALERLRPSGYYLDLSRELAAQRQGQTAFTPPIQIVEAVHDVLEAAWPQGRDDLARHWAVKAEATARFYARGAELGLRPVPSREEARSPATAAFYLPRGWTSEALSAAFAERGWRVAGGQGPLKGRIFRVSAMGYFTRAELERAYNDFTAVLRRS from the coding sequence ATGGCTGTGACCCGCCCTCGGCTGCTGACCCCGGGGCCCGTCAACCTTCACCCCGCGGCCTTGCAGGCCTTGACGCGGCCGCAGCTGCACCACCGCAGCCCCGAGGCCGCCGCTCTGGTCCGGGGGCTGCGGGCGCGGCTGGCGGCGCTGCTGGCGAGCCGCGGGGAGGCGGTCCTCCTGGGGGGCAGCGGCACGGCCGCCATGGAGGCGGTGGTGCGGGCCCTTTTCCGTCCCGCCGCGCGCGTCTGGGTCCCGGTCGCGGGTAAGTTCGCCGAACGCTGGGTGGAGATCGCGCGCGCCGCCGGGCTCGAACCGCAGGTCACCGAGCACCCCTGGGGCGCGGCCGTGGGCCCCGACGACCTGCCCCCGGGCCGGATCGACGGCGCCCTGCTTACCCATTCGGAGACCTCGACGGGCGTGCTGCACCCGGTGCGTTCGCTGGCCGCGGCGGTGCGCGCGCGGGCGCCCGAAGCCCTCGTCGTCGTCGACGCCGTCACCTCCTTCCTGGTCGCCGAGCTCGAGCTCGAGTCCTGGGGGCTGGACGCGGCCGTCAGCGGCAGCCAGAAGGGCGCGATGTCGCCTCCCGGCCTCGCCTTCGCATGGCTCGCGCCGCGCGCGTTGGAGCGGCTGCGCCCGTCGGGCTACTACCTCGACCTCAGCCGCGAGCTCGCCGCCCAGCGGCAGGGCCAGACGGCGTTCACGCCCCCGATCCAGATCGTCGAGGCCGTTCACGACGTCCTCGAGGCCGCCTGGCCGCAGGGCCGCGACGACCTGGCGCGCCACTGGGCGGTGAAGGCCGAGGCCACCGCCCGTTTCTACGCGCGCGGCGCGGAACTGGGCCTGCGTCCGGTTCCTTCCCGCGAAGAGGCGCGCAGCCCCGCCACCGCCGCCTTCTACCTGCCCCGAGGATGGACCTCGGAGGCGCTTTCCGCGGCGTTCGCGGAGCGCGGCTGGCGGGTTGCGGGGGGTCAGGGGCCCCTGAAGGGGCGCATCTTTCGGGTGTCGGCGATGGGCTACTTCACCCGCGCCGAGCTGGAGCGGGCCTACAACGACTTCACCGCGGTGCTGCGTCGTTCCTGA
- a CDS encoding DUF436 domain-containing protein, whose product MPSDLAAPLLEAVRRIFAAAPPEPGDLMVLGGSTSAVRGERYGKAGDPSLALELLEALMPELAPRGVVLAVQGCEHVNRSLVLPAGRAQALGLEPVNVVPVPKAGGSLAAVYRRLLPDPVVVADLAASARYGLDIGGVLIGMHLRPVAVPVPLGDLRLGRAPLSGGYSRPRLIGGARAVYDPDEADRVLDEALRNDAAPR is encoded by the coding sequence ATGCCTTCCGACCTCGCCGCCCCCCTCCTCGAAGCCGTCCGGCGCATCTTCGCGGCGGCGCCGCCCGAACCGGGCGACCTCATGGTGCTGGGCGGTTCGACGAGCGCGGTGCGGGGCGAACGCTACGGCAAGGCCGGAGACCCGTCGCTGGCCCTTGAGCTTCTGGAGGCGCTGATGCCTGAGCTGGCCCCACGGGGCGTGGTGCTGGCGGTGCAGGGCTGCGAACACGTCAACCGCAGCCTGGTTCTGCCGGCGGGCAGGGCGCAGGCGCTGGGGCTCGAGCCGGTGAACGTCGTCCCCGTTCCCAAGGCGGGCGGTTCGCTGGCCGCGGTCTACCGCAGGCTGCTGCCCGACCCCGTCGTGGTCGCCGATCTGGCCGCTTCCGCGCGCTACGGACTCGACATCGGCGGGGTCCTGATCGGCATGCACCTGCGGCCCGTGGCGGTTCCGGTGCCGCTGGGCGACCTGCGCCTCGGCCGCGCCCCGCTCAGCGGCGGCTACTCGCGTCCGCGCCTGATCGGGGGCGCGCGCGCGGTCTACGACCCCGACGAGGCCGACCGCGTCCTGGATGAGGCGCTCAGGAACGACGCAGCACCGCGGTGA
- the aroH gene encoding chorismate mutase — translation MVRGIRGAITVEQDTPEEIHAATRKLLEAILERNGIRDPAELAALIFTVTEDLISAFPAEAARQLGMNRVPLLSAREVPVPGSLPRVIRILALWNTDAPPEAIRHVYLGEAQRLRPDLDSAF, via the coding sequence ATGGTACGGGGCATTCGCGGCGCCATCACCGTCGAGCAGGACACCCCCGAGGAGATCCACGCGGCGACGCGGAAGTTGCTCGAGGCCATCCTGGAGCGCAACGGCATCCGCGACCCGGCGGAGCTCGCGGCGCTGATCTTCACCGTCACCGAGGACCTGATCTCCGCCTTCCCCGCCGAGGCGGCGCGGCAGCTGGGCATGAACCGCGTCCCGCTGCTGTCGGCGCGCGAGGTGCCCGTGCCCGGATCGCTGCCCCGGGTGATCCGGATCCTGGCGCTCTGGAACACCGACGCGCCCCCCGAGGCCATCCGCCACGTCTACCTGGGCGAGGCCCAGCGCTTGCGCCCCGACCTGGACAGTGCTTTCTGA
- a CDS encoding chloride channel protein, translating to MDRRHVLTLIAYSAGLGLLVGLVAASFTWLLYQVQEYVLGYLVGYLPPGYSGENGLLHTFRNPHPWVLLLLLPLVFAGASLLGHNRGLAKIIAAYHQTTRATLREKLRYALGSLVELGAGSPMGREGPMAVLGDWMGDALGRRFLPANLARHLPFAGLAAGFAAAFHAPVGGALLAVEIFFPGLVLAIASLGPALIGALAGFTVYGAFWGYEPLLSLQPLPPRWYHLGFALLLGALMAAVGTLLVHSVRAVRRASAGLSFMPRHALLGLIVAAVAALLPQTLGDGLVWVELGSTPILPVAFLVLLAAVRTLLLGLVYGLGGYGALIGPALALGGLYAVALARALPAYAPDAQAAALVGMGALLAGVVRTPFAALLLVSEFGGYAVLPLALPAIFVAYVLTPVQVFPEQNLAEETVAAAPFAGLRVGELTFEIRGLVRDGRELAADPELVLEADDRLLLPRRGG from the coding sequence ATGGATCGGCGGCACGTCCTTACCCTCATCGCTTACAGCGCCGGTCTGGGCCTGCTGGTGGGGCTGGTCGCCGCCTCCTTCACCTGGCTCCTCTACCAGGTGCAGGAGTACGTGCTCGGGTACCTCGTGGGCTACCTGCCCCCGGGCTACTCGGGGGAAAACGGGCTGCTGCACACCTTTCGCAACCCCCACCCCTGGGTCCTGTTGCTGCTGCTCCCGCTCGTCTTCGCGGGCGCCTCGCTGCTGGGGCACAACCGCGGCCTGGCCAAGATCATCGCCGCATACCACCAGACCACCCGGGCCACGCTGCGCGAGAAGCTGCGCTACGCCCTGGGCAGTCTGGTCGAGCTGGGGGCGGGCTCGCCGATGGGCCGCGAAGGGCCCATGGCCGTCCTGGGCGATTGGATGGGCGACGCCCTGGGGCGCCGCTTCCTGCCCGCGAACCTCGCCCGCCACCTGCCCTTCGCCGGCCTCGCGGCCGGGTTCGCCGCCGCCTTCCACGCCCCCGTGGGCGGGGCGCTGCTGGCCGTCGAGATCTTCTTTCCCGGCCTCGTCCTCGCCATTGCTTCGCTGGGCCCCGCCCTGATCGGGGCCCTGGCGGGGTTTACCGTCTACGGCGCCTTCTGGGGCTACGAACCGCTGCTTTCCTTGCAACCGCTGCCGCCCCGCTGGTACCACCTCGGCTTCGCACTGCTGCTGGGCGCACTGATGGCCGCGGTGGGGACGCTGCTCGTGCACTCGGTGCGGGCGGTGCGGCGGGCCTCGGCGGGCCTGTCGTTCATGCCGCGCCACGCCCTGCTGGGGCTGATCGTGGCCGCGGTGGCGGCGTTGCTGCCGCAGACCCTGGGCGACGGCCTCGTCTGGGTGGAGCTCGGGAGCACCCCCATCCTGCCAGTGGCCTTCCTGGTGCTGCTGGCGGCGGTGCGCACCCTGCTCCTGGGTCTCGTCTACGGCCTGGGGGGGTACGGGGCGCTGATCGGCCCCGCCCTCGCGCTCGGGGGCCTCTACGCGGTGGCCCTGGCGCGGGCCTTGCCGGCCTACGCCCCCGACGCCCAGGCGGCCGCGCTGGTGGGGATGGGGGCGCTGCTCGCCGGGGTGGTGCGCACGCCCTTCGCCGCCCTCCTGCTCGTCAGCGAATTCGGCGGCTACGCGGTGCTGCCCCTGGCGCTGCCAGCCATCTTCGTGGCCTACGTGCTCACCCCGGTGCAGGTCTTCCCCGAGCAGAACCTGGCCGAGGAAACCGTGGCCGCCGCGCCCTTCGCCGGCCTGCGGGTCGGCGAGCTCACCTTCGAGATCCGCGGCCTCGTGCGCGACGGCCGGGAGCTGGCCGCCGACCCCGAACTCGTCCTCGAAGCCGACGACCGGCTGTTGCTCCCGCGCCGCGGCGGTTAG
- a CDS encoding amidohydrolase family protein — protein MPELEIWTASWVWLDGAVRADAGLVTDGRRVLATGRLDELRERFPAAPTRVKGRYLGPPLANAHTHLDLGLGPTFTGPFPDFVRYVIGRAERRGREAAARAAAQAPQRLVGDIAAREEVVDWWLAEAPAAGVVYWEVLGLVPPEREAEILRATRERLERWKRRERPGGPRVGLSPHAPYSLTPGLMRGVVALAREFEVPLQIHAAESPGERDYFLRREGDLAAFFRAQGWPLDLHPTGLSPIAYLAELGVLEARPTLVHGVQVDEADVRLLAESGAVVVSCPRSNLGLEAGLPPFDLYLQHGVPLALGTDSRASAPSLDVRDEVALLERRGQPPERTLAWAAAGGRAALGLAPAVLQPGMELEQVEFW, from the coding sequence ATGCCCGAACTGGAGATCTGGACCGCGTCCTGGGTGTGGCTGGACGGCGCCGTGCGCGCGGACGCCGGCCTCGTCACCGACGGCCGGCGGGTGCTCGCGACCGGCCGCCTCGACGAGCTGCGGGAGCGTTTCCCCGCGGCCCCCACGCGGGTGAAGGGGCGCTACCTGGGCCCGCCGCTCGCCAACGCGCACACCCACCTCGACCTGGGCCTCGGCCCCACCTTCACCGGCCCCTTTCCCGACTTCGTGCGCTACGTCATCGGCCGCGCCGAACGCCGCGGGCGCGAGGCCGCGGCCCGGGCCGCCGCACAGGCCCCCCAGCGGCTCGTCGGCGACATCGCCGCCCGCGAAGAGGTGGTGGACTGGTGGCTCGCAGAAGCCCCCGCCGCCGGCGTCGTCTACTGGGAGGTGCTGGGGCTGGTGCCGCCGGAGCGGGAAGCCGAGATCCTGAGGGCCACCCGCGAGCGGCTCGAGCGCTGGAAACGGCGCGAGCGCCCGGGCGGGCCGCGCGTGGGCCTTTCCCCGCACGCCCCCTACTCGCTCACCCCCGGGCTGATGCGCGGGGTGGTCGCGCTCGCGCGCGAATTCGAAGTCCCGCTGCAGATCCACGCCGCCGAAAGCCCGGGCGAGCGCGACTACTTCCTGCGCCGCGAAGGCGATCTGGCGGCGTTCTTTCGCGCGCAGGGCTGGCCGCTCGACCTGCACCCGACGGGCCTCTCCCCCATCGCCTACCTGGCCGAGCTGGGGGTGCTGGAGGCCCGGCCCACGCTGGTCCACGGCGTCCAGGTCGACGAGGCCGACGTGCGGTTGCTGGCCGAATCCGGCGCGGTCGTGGTCAGCTGCCCCCGTTCGAACCTGGGCCTCGAGGCGGGGCTGCCGCCCTTTGATCTGTACCTGCAGCACGGGGTGCCGCTGGCGCTGGGCACCGACTCCCGGGCCAGCGCCCCCTCGCTGGACGTGCGCGACGAGGTCGCGCTGCTCGAGCGCCGCGGGCAACCTCCGGAGCGCACGCTCGCCTGGGCGGCGGCCGGCGGGCGCGCCGCCCTGGGGCTGGCGCCTGCCGTGCTGCAGCCCGGGATGGAACTCGAACAAGTAGAATTTTGGTAA
- the mqnC gene encoding cyclic dehypoxanthinyl futalosine synthase, with protein MDVLDRAARGERLEREELVELYRRPLAEVAAVAHALRLERAHPDHVTYLIDRNINYSNVCTVGCGYCAFYRTRRQPDAYTLSYEEVGRKVAELEAVGGKRILMQGGVNPDLPLEWYEGLLRYLKERHPDVRIDAFSPEEILGLERLTGMPAREVLSRLKAAGLDGVPGAGAEILVDRIRHAAAPARIPTADWVRIVEEVLALGMYSLASMVIGMGEGPEERVEHLLVLRELQDRALAQYGNGFSGFALWTMQLENTRLAGRLPGATAHEYLQTLAVARIALDNIAGHQASWPTMGFKVAQTALYYGANDFGSTMLEENVVSAASGNVRRSATVREIVRQIVEAGFRPAERNVFYEIVAEPDVDALLASPVG; from the coding sequence ATGGACGTCCTGGACCGCGCGGCGCGGGGCGAACGGTTGGAGCGCGAGGAGCTCGTCGAGCTCTACCGCCGGCCGCTCGCCGAGGTGGCCGCGGTGGCCCACGCGCTCAGGCTCGAGCGCGCCCACCCCGACCACGTCACCTACCTGATCGACCGCAACATCAACTACTCCAACGTCTGCACCGTCGGCTGCGGCTACTGCGCCTTCTACCGCACCCGCCGCCAGCCCGACGCCTACACCCTCAGCTACGAGGAGGTCGGCCGGAAGGTGGCCGAGCTCGAAGCCGTGGGCGGGAAGCGCATCCTCATGCAGGGCGGGGTCAACCCCGACCTGCCGCTCGAGTGGTACGAGGGGCTGCTGCGCTACCTGAAGGAGCGGCATCCGGACGTTCGCATCGACGCCTTCAGTCCCGAGGAGATCCTGGGGCTCGAGCGGCTCACCGGGATGCCCGCGCGCGAGGTGCTGTCGCGCCTCAAGGCCGCGGGCCTCGACGGCGTCCCCGGCGCGGGGGCGGAGATCCTGGTCGACCGCATCCGCCACGCCGCCGCGCCCGCGCGCATCCCCACCGCCGACTGGGTGCGGATCGTCGAAGAGGTCCTGGCGCTGGGGATGTACTCGCTCGCCAGCATGGTCATCGGCATGGGCGAGGGGCCCGAGGAGCGGGTGGAGCACCTGCTCGTCCTGCGCGAGCTGCAGGACCGGGCGCTCGCGCAGTACGGCAACGGCTTCTCGGGCTTCGCGCTCTGGACGATGCAGCTCGAGAACACCCGCCTGGCCGGCCGGCTCCCCGGGGCCACGGCCCACGAGTACCTGCAGACCCTGGCCGTCGCCCGCATCGCCCTCGACAACATCGCCGGACATCAGGCGAGCTGGCCGACGATGGGCTTCAAGGTGGCCCAGACCGCGCTCTACTACGGGGCCAACGATTTCGGCAGCACCATGCTCGAGGAGAACGTGGTCTCCGCCGCCTCCGGCAACGTGCGCCGCTCGGCCACGGTGCGGGAGATCGTGCGCCAGATCGTCGAGGCCGGCTTCCGCCCCGCCGAGCGCAACGTCTTCTACGAGATCGTCGCTGAACCCGACGTGGACGCGCTCCTCGCCTCGCCGGTCGGCTGA
- a CDS encoding adenosine-specific kinase: protein MELRKVPIEKPETANVILGHAHFIKTVEDLHEALVQSVPGIRFGLAFNEASQERLVRKSGTDDALVELAVKNALAVGAGHFFIVVLGEGVFPINVMHALRTVPEVVNLYAATANPLAVLVAEEGDQRAVLGVFDGQTPLGVEDEAATEHRKGFLRAIGYKLG from the coding sequence ATGGAACTCAGGAAGGTGCCCATCGAAAAACCGGAGACGGCCAACGTGATCCTGGGCCACGCCCACTTCATCAAGACGGTCGAGGACCTGCACGAGGCGCTGGTGCAGTCGGTGCCGGGGATCCGCTTCGGCCTCGCCTTCAACGAGGCGAGCCAGGAGCGGCTGGTGCGCAAGAGCGGCACCGACGACGCGCTCGTGGAGCTGGCGGTGAAGAACGCCCTGGCCGTGGGCGCGGGCCACTTCTTCATCGTGGTGCTGGGCGAGGGCGTCTTCCCGATCAACGTGATGCACGCGCTGCGCACCGTGCCGGAGGTGGTGAACCTCTACGCGGCCACGGCCAACCCCCTGGCCGTGCTGGTGGCCGAAGAGGGCGACCAGCGCGCGGTCCTGGGCGTCTTCGACGGCCAGACGCCGCTGGGGGTGGAGGACGAGGCGGCGACCGAGCACCGCAAGGGGTTCCTGCGCGCGATCGGCTACAAGCTCGGTTAG
- a CDS encoding peroxiredoxin: MISEGTKAPDFALPDQEGRTHRLSDYAGRWVVLYFYPKDNTPGCSQEARDFNALQGRFVALGAAVLGVSKDPVESHRRFAAKLGLRFPLLADPETEVIHAYGAWGKKKLYGKEYEGTIRSTVLVDPEGRVARVWPKVRVKGHAEAVLAELERLQEDRRGS; the protein is encoded by the coding sequence ATGATCAGCGAAGGGACCAAAGCCCCCGACTTCGCCCTGCCCGACCAGGAGGGCCGGACCCACCGGCTTTCCGACTACGCCGGGCGCTGGGTGGTGCTCTACTTCTACCCCAAGGACAACACCCCCGGCTGCAGCCAGGAGGCGCGCGACTTCAATGCTTTGCAGGGCCGCTTCGTGGCGCTGGGGGCGGCGGTGCTGGGCGTCTCCAAGGACCCGGTGGAGAGCCACCGCCGATTCGCCGCGAAGCTGGGCCTGCGCTTTCCGCTGCTGGCCGACCCCGAGACCGAGGTGATCCACGCCTACGGCGCCTGGGGCAAGAAGAAGCTCTACGGCAAGGAGTACGAGGGTACGATCCGCTCGACCGTGCTCGTCGATCCGGAGGGGCGCGTCGCCCGCGTCTGGCCCAAGGTGCGGGTGAAGGGGCACGCCGAGGCGGTGCTGGCCGAGCTCGAGCGCCTGCAGGAGGACCGCCGTGGATCTTGA
- the rpiA gene encoding ribose 5-phosphate isomerase A: MDLEDLKRRAAEAAVGYVHSGMRLGLGTGTTTRWAVERIGALLAAGELADVVGVPTSRATEALMRRVGIPVVELDERGVDLAIDGADEIAPDLTLVKGHGGALLREKIVEAAAGRFIVIADHTKRVHVIGEKKAVPIEIARFGWRRTVSLIEALGARCTVRLDGNHEPALSDNGNLLVDAHFGPVGDPRGLEQQLLALPGVFEVGLFVGLADLAIVAGPDGKLEELS; the protein is encoded by the coding sequence GTGGATCTTGAGGACCTGAAGCGACGCGCCGCCGAGGCCGCCGTGGGTTACGTCCACTCGGGCATGCGCCTGGGTCTCGGCACCGGCACGACCACCCGCTGGGCGGTGGAGCGGATCGGGGCCTTGCTGGCCGCGGGCGAGCTCGCGGACGTGGTGGGCGTGCCCACTTCGCGCGCCACCGAGGCGCTGATGCGCCGGGTCGGGATTCCCGTCGTCGAGCTCGACGAGCGCGGCGTCGACCTGGCCATCGACGGCGCCGACGAGATCGCGCCGGACCTGACCCTGGTCAAGGGGCACGGTGGGGCGCTCTTGCGTGAAAAGATCGTCGAAGCGGCGGCCGGCCGCTTCATCGTGATCGCCGACCACACCAAGCGGGTGCACGTCATCGGCGAGAAGAAGGCCGTCCCCATCGAGATCGCCCGCTTCGGCTGGCGGCGCACGGTGAGCCTCATCGAGGCGTTGGGGGCCCGCTGCACGGTGCGCCTCGACGGCAACCACGAGCCGGCCTTGAGCGACAACGGCAACCTGCTGGTCGACGCCCACTTCGGTCCCGTGGGGGACCCGCGGGGCCTCGAACAGCAGCTGCTCGCCCTTCCGGGCGTCTTCGAGGTGGGGCTGTTCGTCGGACTGGCCGATCTGGCCATCGTCGCCGGACCCGACGGAAAACTGGAGGAACTCTCGTGA